A window of the Halobacterium hubeiense genome harbors these coding sequences:
- the glpA gene encoding anaerobic glycerol-3-phosphate dehydrogenase subunit GlpA — MASVPHIAVVGGGSTGTGIARDLAMRGFDVTLVEQGNLTHGTTGRMHGLLHSGGRYAVADQASARECIAENRVLRDIASHCVEETGGLFVKRPEDSEEYFQEKLQGCEDCGIPAEVVSGEEAREMEPHLARDVEKAIAVPDAAVDPFRLVVANAASAQEHGARVETHSTVTDLLVEGGEVVGLEVEHDSGPGKHVHGTEGGTEEIRADHVVNATGAWAGRIGDMAGVDVAVRPSKGVMTVMNVRQVDTVVNRCRPKGDADIVVPHETTAILGTTDVEVDDPEDYPEEQWEVDELIDTLSELVPMLAEARTVRSFWGVRPLYEPPDVGSDDPTDITRDFFLLDHADRDALPGMTTVVGGKLTTYRMMAESVADHVCEHFGVDAECRTADAPLPGSEEFSVLRDYMDEFGLRSPIGRRSVERLGSRADDVLDTDAPNPVVCECEGVTRAELQDAIEQSGSDLNAVRIRTRASMGNCQGGFCAHRMASELHGEYDEETTRRAWDDLLQERWKGQRHALWGEQLSQAMLNYALHATTQNRDSDPADGDGVDFAAFDGGPDAARTDGGNRGD, encoded by the coding sequence ATGGCATCGGTACCACACATCGCCGTCGTCGGCGGCGGTTCGACGGGCACCGGCATCGCCCGCGACCTCGCGATGCGCGGGTTCGACGTGACGCTCGTCGAACAGGGCAACCTCACGCACGGCACCACCGGCCGGATGCACGGGCTGCTCCACAGCGGCGGCCGGTACGCCGTCGCCGACCAGGCGAGCGCCCGCGAGTGCATCGCGGAGAACCGCGTGCTCCGGGACATCGCGAGCCACTGCGTCGAGGAGACCGGCGGCCTCTTCGTCAAGCGCCCCGAGGACTCCGAGGAGTACTTCCAGGAGAAACTTCAGGGCTGTGAGGACTGCGGCATCCCCGCGGAGGTCGTCTCCGGGGAGGAAGCCCGCGAGATGGAACCCCACCTCGCCCGGGACGTCGAGAAGGCAATCGCCGTGCCGGACGCCGCCGTGGACCCGTTCCGGCTGGTCGTGGCGAACGCCGCCAGCGCGCAGGAACACGGCGCGCGCGTCGAGACGCACTCCACGGTCACGGACCTGCTCGTGGAGGGCGGCGAGGTCGTCGGCCTCGAAGTCGAACACGACTCCGGCCCCGGCAAGCACGTCCACGGGACCGAGGGCGGCACCGAGGAGATTCGCGCGGACCACGTGGTGAACGCGACGGGCGCGTGGGCGGGCCGCATCGGCGACATGGCGGGCGTGGACGTGGCGGTCCGTCCCTCGAAGGGGGTGATGACCGTGATGAACGTCCGACAGGTGGACACCGTGGTCAACCGCTGTCGGCCGAAGGGCGACGCCGACATCGTCGTCCCCCACGAGACGACGGCCATCCTCGGGACGACCGACGTGGAAGTCGACGATCCCGAGGACTACCCCGAGGAGCAGTGGGAGGTCGACGAGCTGATAGACACGCTCTCGGAGCTGGTGCCGATGCTCGCGGAGGCGCGGACGGTGCGGTCGTTCTGGGGCGTCCGCCCGCTGTACGAGCCGCCGGACGTCGGCAGCGACGACCCGACGGACATCACGCGGGACTTCTTCCTGCTGGACCACGCCGACCGCGACGCCCTCCCCGGCATGACGACGGTCGTCGGCGGGAAGCTCACGACCTACCGGATGATGGCCGAGTCGGTCGCCGACCACGTCTGCGAGCACTTCGGCGTCGACGCGGAGTGCCGGACCGCCGACGCCCCCCTCCCGGGGAGCGAGGAGTTCTCCGTGCTCCGCGACTACATGGACGAGTTCGGCCTGCGCTCGCCAATCGGCCGGCGCAGCGTCGAACGCCTCGGGTCGCGCGCCGACGACGTGCTCGACACCGACGCGCCGAACCCCGTGGTCTGCGAGTGCGAGGGCGTCACGCGCGCGGAGCTGCAGGACGCCATCGAGCAGTCCGGCTCCGACCTCAACGCCGTCCGCATCCGCACGCGGGCCTCGATGGGGAACTGTCAGGGCGGCTTCTGCGCGCACCGGATGGCCAGCGAACTCCACGGGGAGTACGACGAGGAGACCACGCGGCGCGCGTGGGACGACCTCCTGCAGGAGCGCTGGAAGGGCCAGCGCCACGCGCTCTGGGGCGAACAGCTCTCGCAGGCGATGCTGAACTACGCGCTGCACGCGACCACGCAGAACCGCGACAGCGACCCCGCCGACGGCGACGGCGTGGACTTCGCCGCCTTCGACGGCGGTCCCGACGCGGCCCGAACGGACGGAGGGAACCGTGGCGATTGA